One stretch of Lysobacter sp. KIS68-7 DNA includes these proteins:
- the ubiG gene encoding bifunctional 2-polyprenyl-6-hydroxyphenol methylase/3-demethylubiquinol 3-O-methyltransferase UbiG encodes MNTEAPTDNFRQSELDRFNQLAHRWWDPNGPQKALHALNPARLSYVAERTPLAGARVLDIGCGGGLLSEAMAAAGSEVTAIDLAPDLLKIARLHGLESGVAVDYRQVAAETLAEQMPAAFDAITCMEMLEHVPEPPSVLAACARMLKPGGRLFLSTLNRTPAAFALAIVGAEYIARILPKGTHQYRDFIKPSELAAWLREAGFELEDVSGLLYEPWRNAARVDKRTDVNYLACARKPA; translated from the coding sequence ATGAACACCGAAGCGCCGACCGACAACTTCCGCCAGTCCGAGCTCGATCGCTTCAACCAGCTCGCCCATCGCTGGTGGGACCCGAACGGCCCGCAGAAGGCGCTGCATGCGCTCAATCCCGCGCGCCTGTCGTATGTCGCCGAGCGCACGCCGCTCGCCGGCGCGCGCGTGCTCGACATCGGCTGCGGCGGCGGCTTGCTGAGCGAAGCGATGGCCGCGGCCGGCAGCGAGGTCACCGCCATCGATCTCGCGCCGGATTTGCTGAAGATTGCGCGCCTGCACGGTTTGGAATCCGGCGTTGCGGTCGACTACCGACAGGTCGCCGCAGAGACGCTCGCCGAACAAATGCCCGCCGCTTTCGACGCGATCACCTGCATGGAAATGCTCGAGCACGTGCCCGAGCCGCCGTCGGTGCTCGCCGCCTGCGCGCGCATGCTCAAGCCGGGCGGTCGCCTGTTCCTCTCCACGCTCAACCGCACGCCCGCCGCCTTCGCGCTGGCGATCGTGGGTGCCGAGTACATCGCGCGCATCCTGCCGAAGGGCACGCACCAGTACCGCGATTTCATCAAGCCGTCGGAACTGGCGGCGTGGCTGCGCGAAGCGGGCTTCGAACTCGAAGACGTCAGCGGCCTGCTGTACGAGCCCTGGCGCAACGCGGCGCGCGTGGACAAGCGCACCGACGTGAACTACCTCGCCTGCGCACGGAAGCCCGCATGA
- a CDS encoding phosphoglycolate phosphatase, with the protein MTAARKERGFPCVVLFDLDGTLLDSAPDMLATVDAMRAARGRGPMAMETLRPVVSKGARAMTAAAFPDIPAEERNQWIPEFLEIYERELGKHGTLFDGIDAMLHALEAAGSAWGIVTNKPEYLARQLMPMLGWETRCAILIGGDTLAERKPHPLPLLHAAQVLGVTPDDCVYVGDDERDIMAARAAEMRSVVALWGYRLHEDDPMAWQGDVLVETPHALCDAHAWPER; encoded by the coding sequence ATGACCGCAGCAAGGAAGGAGCGCGGTTTCCCGTGCGTGGTGTTGTTCGACCTCGATGGCACCTTGCTGGACAGCGCGCCGGACATGCTCGCCACCGTCGATGCGATGCGCGCCGCACGCGGCCGCGGCCCGATGGCGATGGAGACGCTGCGCCCGGTCGTCTCCAAGGGCGCGCGCGCGATGACCGCGGCGGCCTTCCCCGACATCCCGGCCGAAGAACGCAACCAGTGGATCCCCGAGTTCCTGGAGATCTACGAGCGCGAACTCGGCAAGCACGGCACGCTGTTCGACGGCATCGACGCGATGCTGCACGCGTTGGAAGCTGCCGGTAGCGCGTGGGGCATCGTCACCAACAAGCCCGAATACCTCGCGCGCCAGCTCATGCCGATGCTCGGTTGGGAAACGCGCTGCGCGATCCTGATCGGCGGCGACACGCTGGCCGAACGCAAACCGCACCCATTGCCGCTGCTGCACGCAGCGCAGGTGCTGGGCGTGACGCCCGACGACTGCGTGTACGTCGGCGACGACGAGCGCGACATCATGGCCGCGCGTGCCGCGGAGATGCGCAGCGTCGTCGCCCTGTGGGGCTACCGCCTGCACGAGGACGATCCGATGGCCTGGCAGGGCGATGTGCTCGTCGAAACCCCGCATGCGCTGTGCGATGCGCATGCCTGGCCGGAGCGCTGA
- a CDS encoding phytoene/squalene synthase family protein has product MVRDPAVDSVIEKWRAQWPEWPLAEPFVPPLHRERALAWFALRHELMHAAWSGNDPRPGEAKLAWWGEELQGWRKGAHRHPLGNVLQPMPAPWQSVSFGLPSLLAARERAGTTDEALRVIEPFSDSMAAVSETLFGNGRPTPMPNVGLGLLAERALDGGDVAVPLEFLAKIEPRDPPLTAARAWAADLLARWPAPHDGAVAGRLHAALVRERLQRFARGGTPERPLPAWRALFTSWRAARR; this is encoded by the coding sequence ATGGTCCGCGATCCCGCCGTCGACTCCGTCATCGAAAAGTGGCGCGCGCAGTGGCCCGAATGGCCGCTCGCCGAACCCTTCGTGCCGCCGCTGCATCGCGAACGCGCGCTTGCGTGGTTCGCGCTGCGCCATGAATTGATGCACGCCGCGTGGAGCGGCAACGATCCGCGTCCGGGCGAAGCGAAGCTTGCCTGGTGGGGCGAAGAACTCCAAGGCTGGCGCAAGGGCGCGCATCGCCATCCGCTCGGCAACGTGCTGCAACCGATGCCTGCGCCCTGGCAGTCGGTGTCCTTCGGCTTGCCCTCGCTGCTCGCCGCGCGCGAACGCGCCGGGACCACCGATGAAGCACTGCGCGTGATCGAACCTTTCAGCGACAGCATGGCCGCCGTGTCGGAAACGCTGTTCGGCAACGGGCGTCCGACGCCGATGCCGAACGTCGGGCTCGGCCTGCTCGCCGAACGCGCGCTCGACGGCGGGGATGTCGCCGTGCCGCTGGAATTCCTCGCGAAGATCGAGCCGCGCGATCCGCCCCTGACGGCCGCGCGCGCCTGGGCGGCCGACCTGCTCGCGCGCTGGCCCGCACCGCACGACGGCGCCGTGGCCGGTCGCCTGCATGCCGCGCTGGTCCGCGAACGCCTGCAGCGCTTTGCCCGCGGCGGGACGCCGGAGCGCCCCTTGCCTGCGTGGCGGGCGCTGTTCACCTCCTGGCGCGCCGCGCGCCGCTGA
- the folE2 gene encoding GTP cyclohydrolase FolE2: MSAPMTPANAPNGLPDVAHEAAALARPLDWVGMDRIAVPVRIHDADGTTVQVAAEVDVAVDLKDGDARGIHMSRLYLQLQQAFASEAITPPGLRRVLQGFVDSQQGLSTRARLHIRYEHLLQRPALASGHLGWKRYPVSIDAELADGHLHLVLGFAVEYSSTCPASAALSRQRNADRFAEDFSAARPMSTQVVREWLESERGLAATPHAQRSRADVRVALRPAFDELPLLPLVDAVEAALGTPVQTAVKREDEQAFAELNAANLMFCEDAARRVAAALAGDARVERYDIAVAHFESLHPHDAVARVSGRNA; the protein is encoded by the coding sequence ATGTCCGCCCCGATGACGCCCGCCAACGCCCCGAACGGCCTGCCCGACGTCGCGCACGAAGCCGCTGCGCTCGCGCGCCCGCTCGACTGGGTCGGCATGGACCGCATCGCGGTGCCGGTGCGCATCCATGATGCGGACGGCACCACCGTGCAGGTCGCCGCCGAAGTGGACGTTGCGGTCGACCTGAAGGACGGCGACGCGCGCGGCATCCACATGTCGCGCCTGTACCTGCAACTGCAGCAGGCCTTCGCGAGCGAAGCGATCACGCCGCCCGGCCTGCGTCGCGTGCTGCAAGGCTTCGTGGATTCGCAGCAGGGCCTGTCGACGCGCGCGCGCCTGCACATCCGTTACGAACACCTGCTGCAGCGTCCTGCGCTCGCGAGCGGGCACCTCGGGTGGAAGCGCTACCCGGTGTCGATCGACGCCGAACTCGCGGACGGGCATTTGCACCTGGTGCTCGGTTTCGCCGTCGAGTACTCGAGTACGTGTCCGGCTTCCGCGGCGCTCTCGCGCCAGCGCAACGCCGATCGCTTCGCCGAAGACTTCTCCGCCGCGCGCCCGATGTCCACGCAGGTCGTGCGCGAGTGGCTCGAATCCGAACGCGGCCTGGCCGCGACGCCGCACGCGCAGCGCAGCCGCGCCGACGTGCGCGTGGCCCTGCGTCCTGCCTTCGACGAACTCCCGCTGCTCCCGCTCGTCGACGCCGTGGAAGCCGCGCTCGGCACGCCGGTGCAGACGGCCGTGAAGCGCGAGGACGAACAGGCCTTTGCCGAACTCAACGCGGCGAACCTGATGTTCTGCGAAGACGCCGCGCGTCGCGTGGCCGCTGCGCTCGCGGGCGATGCGCGCGTGGAACGCTATGACATCGCCGTGGCGCATTTCGAAAGCCTGCACCCGCACGACGCCGTTGCGCGCGTGTCGGGCCGCAACGCCTGA
- a CDS encoding M23 family metallopeptidase: MRFLIAAFAAMAMSGCMATPTPVIRHAAADPAPSVARGTQLPHEVQQGALVIGTTQPGAHVEFAGRQVRVSPDGVFVVGIARDAPSPAVVVVDRVEHPILVQPRDWPVERVSGVPPETVRPPPEIAARIEREQAQVAAARTRDDARTDFAHAFLWPVEGRISGRFGNRRTYVLPDGTEDPQTPHSGMDIAARAGTPVRAPAGGLVTFAAPDLYLTGGTLLIDHGHGVSSNFLHLSRIDVRVGDRVEQGQVIGAVGATGRASGPHLHWGMNWFDVRVDPLLVLPPEATR, from the coding sequence ATGCGTTTTCTCATTGCCGCCTTCGCGGCAATGGCGATGTCGGGCTGCATGGCGACCCCGACACCGGTGATCCGGCACGCCGCTGCCGATCCGGCGCCGAGCGTTGCCCGCGGCACGCAATTGCCGCACGAAGTCCAGCAAGGCGCGCTCGTGATCGGGACGACCCAACCCGGCGCGCACGTCGAGTTCGCTGGCCGGCAAGTCCGGGTGTCACCCGACGGCGTGTTCGTGGTCGGCATCGCACGCGATGCCCCCTCGCCCGCCGTGGTGGTCGTGGATCGCGTCGAACATCCCATCCTCGTGCAGCCGCGCGACTGGCCCGTCGAACGCGTCAGCGGCGTGCCGCCCGAAACCGTGCGCCCGCCGCCGGAGATCGCCGCACGCATCGAACGTGAACAAGCACAGGTCGCCGCCGCGCGCACGCGCGACGATGCGCGCACCGATTTCGCGCACGCCTTCCTCTGGCCTGTCGAAGGCCGCATCAGCGGGCGCTTCGGCAACCGACGCACCTACGTGTTGCCCGACGGCACCGAAGATCCGCAGACGCCGCACTCGGGCATGGACATCGCCGCCAGGGCCGGCACGCCGGTGCGCGCACCTGCGGGCGGCCTGGTCACCTTCGCCGCACCCGATCTTTACCTCACCGGCGGCACGCTGCTGATCGACCACGGTCACGGCGTGAGTTCGAACTTCCTGCACCTCTCGCGCATCGACGTGCGCGTGGGCGACCGTGTCGAACAGGGTCAGGTGATCGGTGCCGTCGGCGCGACGGGACGCGCAAGCGGGCCACACCTGCACTGGGGCATGAACTGGTTCGACGTGCGGGTGGATCCGCTGCTGGTGCTGCCGCCCGAAGCGACGCGCTGA
- a CDS encoding dihydroorotase: protein MPTSKPTLIVNARLVNEGREFEGDLRIEDGRIAQIGNGLAAREGEHVVDAAGRRLLPGMIDDQVHFREPGMEYKADIATESAAAVAGGLTSFMDMPNTNPPTLDSAALEDKYRRATGRARANFGFYMGASNDNIEAIRALDPLRAPGIKVFMGASTGNMLVDNPETLDAIFRDAPTPIITHCEDTPMIDAELAKYKAKYGDDIPAEFHADIRSREACKKSTLLAMELARRNNTRLHVLHISTADELALFERGPLVRADGSRKRITAETCIHFLRFDRADYATLGNLIKCNPSIKEASDREALIAALADDVIDVLATDHAPHTLEEKARPYTSAPSGLPLVQYALVAALELVHEGRLTTAQVVQKVCHAPAQLFDVAQRGYLREGYMADLVLIDDTPFTVRREDVLSKCGWSPFEGRSFHSKIGATWVNGVLAYDGTRLVGAPNGQRLEFAR, encoded by the coding sequence ATGCCCACGTCCAAGCCCACGCTGATCGTCAACGCCCGCCTGGTGAACGAAGGTCGCGAATTCGAAGGCGACCTGCGCATCGAGGACGGCCGCATCGCGCAGATCGGCAACGGCCTGGCCGCGCGCGAGGGCGAGCACGTCGTCGACGCCGCCGGGCGCCGCCTGCTGCCGGGCATGATCGACGACCAGGTGCACTTCCGCGAACCGGGCATGGAATACAAGGCGGACATCGCCACCGAATCCGCGGCGGCGGTCGCCGGCGGCCTGACCAGCTTCATGGACATGCCGAACACCAACCCGCCCACGCTCGACAGCGCCGCGCTGGAAGACAAGTACCGCCGCGCCACCGGTCGCGCCAGAGCCAACTTCGGCTTCTACATGGGCGCGAGCAACGACAACATCGAGGCCATCCGCGCGCTCGACCCGCTGCGTGCGCCGGGCATCAAGGTGTTCATGGGCGCCTCCACCGGCAACATGCTGGTCGACAACCCGGAAACGCTGGACGCGATCTTCCGCGACGCGCCAACGCCGATCATCACGCATTGCGAAGACACGCCGATGATCGACGCCGAACTCGCCAAGTACAAGGCGAAGTACGGCGACGACATCCCCGCCGAGTTCCACGCCGACATCCGTTCGCGCGAGGCGTGCAAGAAGTCGACGCTGCTCGCGATGGAACTCGCCCGCCGCAACAACACCCGCCTGCACGTGCTGCACATCAGCACCGCCGACGAGCTGGCGCTGTTCGAACGTGGCCCGCTGGTCCGCGCCGACGGTTCGCGCAAGCGCATCACCGCCGAAACGTGCATCCACTTCCTGCGCTTCGACCGCGCCGACTACGCCACGCTCGGCAACCTCATCAAGTGCAATCCGTCGATCAAGGAAGCCAGCGACCGCGAGGCCCTGATCGCCGCGCTCGCCGACGACGTGATCGACGTGCTCGCCACCGACCACGCCCCGCACACGCTGGAAGAAAAGGCGCGCCCCTACACCAGCGCACCGAGCGGCCTGCCGCTGGTGCAGTACGCGCTGGTCGCCGCGCTGGAACTCGTGCACGAAGGCCGCCTGACGACGGCGCAGGTGGTGCAGAAGGTCTGCCATGCGCCGGCGCAGTTGTTCGACGTCGCCCAGCGCGGTTACCTGCGCGAGGGCTACATGGCCGACCTGGTGCTGATCGACGACACGCCGTTCACCGTGCGCCGCGAGGACGTGCTGTCGAAGTGCGGCTGGTCGCCGTTCGAAGGCCGCAGCTTCCACTCGAAGATCGGCGCGACCTGGGTCAATGGCGTGCTGGCGTACGACGGAACGCGCCTGGTCGGCGCGCCGAACGGACAGCGGCTCGAGTTCGCGCGCTGA
- the yidD gene encoding membrane protein insertion efficiency factor YidD encodes MAGNPRKTVRQATFAQSVIDRFLIGSLRLYKRWISPLLGPRCRFVPTCSEYAMEAIARFGAVRGGWLAARRIARCHPLHPGGHDPVPPSPPR; translated from the coding sequence ATGGCCGGCAACCCGCGAAAGACCGTTCGACAGGCCACGTTTGCGCAATCGGTGATCGATCGCTTCCTCATCGGTTCCCTGCGCCTGTACAAGCGCTGGATCAGCCCGCTGCTCGGTCCGCGGTGCCGTTTCGTGCCCACGTGTTCGGAATACGCGATGGAAGCCATCGCGCGCTTCGGCGCCGTGCGCGGCGGCTGGCTCGCGGCCAGGCGCATCGCGCGTTGCCATCCCCTGCACCCCGGCGGGCACGATCCCGTGCCACCATCCCCGCCACGCTGA
- the dksA gene encoding RNA polymerase-binding protein DksA, protein MAAKKPAKKAAKAAKKATPAKKPVAKAAAKKPVAKKVAKPAAKKPVSKPVAKKAVPAKKPAAKPVAKKAAPVKKAVPAKKAAPVKKAAPVKKAAPPKAVPAKAAPKAMPAKAVAKAPVAKAPVAKPAPAPAKPSAVKKPAAKPATKSAPVVAPKSESKPVQASAPAAKPAQMQSNEIKTTKPALASAPKPASAASAAVTPRPRPAGKVAVAVAAKPAAPAPRGKVKVVEYKTDEATGRPVVPQGYKPSNDEEYMSALQVEYFRQRLLGWRTDLVEESKQTIENLKDEVRDVGDEAERATRETENSLELRTRDRYRKLIGKIDSTLKRLDAGEYGYSVDSGEEIGLERLEARLTAERTIDEQERWEHLQKQMGD, encoded by the coding sequence GTGGCAGCGAAGAAACCAGCGAAGAAGGCCGCCAAGGCCGCGAAGAAGGCCACCCCGGCGAAGAAGCCCGTTGCGAAGGCGGCGGCGAAGAAGCCGGTGGCGAAGAAAGTCGCCAAGCCTGCGGCGAAGAAGCCCGTGAGCAAGCCCGTGGCGAAGAAGGCAGTGCCGGCGAAGAAGCCTGCCGCCAAGCCCGTCGCGAAGAAGGCCGCGCCTGTCAAAAAAGCCGTGCCCGCCAAGAAGGCGGCGCCGGTGAAGAAGGCAGCGCCGGTCAAGAAAGCCGCGCCGCCGAAGGCCGTGCCCGCGAAGGCCGCGCCGAAGGCGATGCCTGCGAAGGCAGTGGCGAAGGCTCCGGTCGCGAAGGCGCCCGTTGCCAAGCCCGCGCCTGCGCCCGCGAAGCCCTCGGCCGTCAAGAAGCCTGCGGCGAAACCCGCAACGAAGAGCGCGCCGGTCGTGGCGCCGAAATCCGAATCCAAGCCCGTCCAGGCGTCCGCGCCGGCGGCGAAACCCGCACAGATGCAGTCGAACGAAATCAAAACTACAAAACCCGCACTTGCAAGCGCACCGAAGCCCGCCTCCGCCGCGTCTGCCGCCGTCACGCCCCGCCCACGCCCGGCTGGCAAAGTGGCCGTGGCCGTGGCCGCCAAGCCGGCTGCTCCAGCACCGCGGGGCAAGGTGAAAGTCGTCGAATACAAGACGGATGAAGCGACAGGTCGTCCGGTCGTGCCGCAGGGTTACAAGCCCTCGAACGACGAGGAGTACATGAGCGCGCTGCAGGTGGAGTATTTCCGCCAGCGTTTGCTCGGTTGGCGTACGGACCTGGTCGAGGAGTCCAAGCAGACGATCGAGAATCTCAAGGACGAGGTGCGCGATGTCGGCGATGAGGCCGAGCGTGCGACGCGCGAGACCGAGAATTCGCTGGAGCTGCGTACTCGCGATCGTTATCGCAAGTTGATCGGGAAGATCGATTCGACGCTGAAGCGCCTGGATGCCGGTGAGTATGGCTACAGTGTGGATTCGGGCGAGGAGATCGGCCTGGAACGCCTCGAGGCGCGGTTGACGGCCGAGCGCACGATCGATGAGCAGGAGCGTTGGGAACATCTGCAGAAGCAGATGGGCGACTAA
- a CDS encoding MFS transporter, giving the protein MRNRAFLELLSYRILAMLSYQIVAVTVGWHVYELTRDPLALGLVGLAEVIPYFCVAPFAGYLVDHLSKRRLGAIACAGLAVTALVLVAFTQGWLPAKGTLLIYGAIALTGSVRSFLTPIYNTLFAHILPRRQFARGAGFGSVVFQLGLVLGPAFGGGLVAWAGKSAAYGVAGAFAIAAGLALLLMRTDEPHVAHTRAPIFASIGEGMRFVFGHQILLGALALDMFAVLFGGAVALLPAFIKDILHAGPEALGILRGAPAAGAVIVGLWLARKPPEKDAGRLLLMAVAGFGVCIILFALSRHLWLSAALLFASGLCDGVSVVLRSTILQLATPDAMRGRVSAINGIFIGSSNELGAFESGLAAKLLGLVPSVIFGGCMTISIVGITAKLAPKLRRLDLRELH; this is encoded by the coding sequence CTGCGCAATCGCGCATTCCTCGAGCTGCTCAGCTATCGCATCCTGGCGATGCTGTCCTACCAGATCGTTGCGGTGACCGTCGGCTGGCACGTCTACGAACTCACGCGCGACCCGCTCGCGCTGGGCCTGGTGGGCCTCGCGGAAGTGATTCCGTACTTCTGCGTCGCTCCCTTCGCCGGCTACCTCGTGGACCACCTGAGCAAACGCCGCCTCGGCGCGATCGCTTGCGCAGGCCTGGCCGTCACCGCACTCGTGCTCGTAGCCTTCACGCAAGGCTGGCTCCCGGCGAAGGGCACGCTGCTGATCTACGGCGCAATCGCCCTGACCGGCTCCGTGCGCTCCTTCCTCACCCCGATCTACAACACCCTGTTCGCGCACATCCTCCCGCGCCGCCAGTTCGCGCGCGGCGCGGGCTTCGGCAGCGTCGTCTTCCAGCTCGGCCTCGTCCTCGGCCCCGCCTTCGGCGGTGGCCTGGTGGCATGGGCCGGCAAGAGCGCCGCGTATGGCGTGGCCGGCGCATTCGCCATCGCCGCCGGTCTGGCGCTGTTGCTGATGCGCACCGACGAACCGCACGTCGCGCACACCCGCGCCCCCATCTTCGCGAGCATTGGCGAAGGCATGCGCTTCGTCTTCGGCCACCAGATCCTGCTGGGCGCCCTCGCCCTGGACATGTTCGCCGTGCTGTTCGGCGGCGCCGTGGCCCTGCTCCCCGCCTTCATCAAGGACATCCTGCACGCAGGCCCCGAAGCGCTGGGCATCCTGCGTGGTGCACCGGCGGCAGGCGCAGTGATCGTCGGCTTGTGGCTTGCACGCAAGCCGCCCGAGAAAGATGCGGGCCGCTTGCTGTTGATGGCAGTTGCCGGTTTCGGCGTCTGCATCATCCTGTTCGCGCTCTCTCGCCACCTTTGGTTGTCCGCGGCGCTGCTCTTCGCCTCTGGCCTGTGCGATGGCGTGTCGGTAGTGCTTCGCTCCACGATCCTGCAGTTGGCGACACCGGATGCAATGCGCGGCCGCGTCTCGGCGATCAATGGCATCTTCATCGGCTCGTCGAATGAGCTCGGTGCTTTCGAATCGGGCCTCGCAGCAAAGTTGCTGGGCCTCGTTCCCAGCGTGATCTTCGGCGGCTGCATGACGATCTCAATCGTTGGCATCACCGCGAAGCTGGCGCCAAAGTTGCGTCGACTGGACCTGCGCGAGCTGCACTGA
- a CDS encoding SufE family protein → MNDTLAPATYFPLEPTAVEAQSAIAEEFAFFGDWAERYQYLIDLGRKLPAFPDALKQEEHRLHGCQSMVWIVGEGDSTRLDFRAISDSAIVSGLVFLALRVYSGRSAEEILATEPNYVADIGLSKHLSPTRSNGHAALLAFIRERAQAAL, encoded by the coding sequence ATGAACGACACCCTTGCCCCCGCCACGTATTTCCCGCTCGAGCCGACCGCCGTCGAAGCGCAGTCGGCGATCGCCGAGGAATTCGCGTTCTTCGGCGACTGGGCCGAGCGCTACCAGTACCTGATCGACCTCGGTCGCAAGCTGCCCGCGTTCCCCGATGCGCTCAAGCAGGAGGAGCACCGTCTGCACGGGTGCCAGTCGATGGTGTGGATCGTGGGCGAAGGCGACAGCACGCGCCTGGATTTCCGCGCGATCAGCGACTCGGCGATCGTCTCCGGCCTGGTGTTTCTCGCCTTGCGCGTCTACTCGGGTCGATCGGCGGAAGAAATCCTGGCGACCGAACCGAACTACGTCGCCGACATCGGCTTGTCCAAGCACCTGTCCCCCACGCGCAGCAACGGCCACGCCGCGCTGCTCGCCTTCATCCGCGAGCGCGCGCAGGCCGCCCTGTGA
- the cysS gene encoding cysteine--tRNA ligase — MSLRLYNTLTRQVEAFAPLDPAAGPTMYLCGPTVYNYVHIGNARGPVAFGVLAALLRRRFGALRYARNITDVDDKINNAAREAGVPISTITDRFAAAYREDMAALGVQPPDLEPAATAHIPQIIAMIERLIAGGHAYAAEGHVLFAVDSFAAYGKLSGRDPEDMLAGARVEVAPYKRNPGDFVLWKPSTDDLPGWDSPWGRGRPGWHIECSAMAEAHLGDTIDIHAGGIDLQFPHHENEVAQSECAHGGKRFARWWLHNGMLVLGGAKMSKSVGNIEKVHDLVRAHPPEALRYALLSAQYRQPLDWTPALVEQSIRTLDRLYGTLRDLAEIDVAAQIPQSIEDALDDDLNTPQALAELSRIAADARKAEGDDARREAKAALLGAGLALGLLQQAPAAWFGRGAVEGDDARIQALIDERIAAKAAKDFTRADAIRKQLADEGILLEDTPQGVRWKRA; from the coding sequence ATGAGCCTGCGCCTGTACAACACCCTGACGCGCCAGGTCGAAGCCTTCGCGCCCCTCGACCCGGCGGCCGGCCCGACCATGTACCTGTGCGGCCCGACGGTCTACAACTACGTGCACATCGGCAATGCCCGGGGACCAGTGGCCTTCGGGGTCCTGGCCGCCCTGCTCCGCCGCCGCTTCGGCGCCTTGCGCTACGCCCGCAACATCACGGACGTGGACGACAAGATCAACAACGCCGCGCGCGAGGCCGGCGTGCCGATCTCCACCATCACCGACAGGTTCGCCGCCGCCTACCGCGAAGACATGGCCGCCCTCGGCGTGCAGCCGCCGGACCTGGAACCGGCCGCCACCGCCCACATCCCGCAGATCATCGCGATGATCGAGCGCCTGATCGCCGGCGGCCACGCGTATGCGGCCGAAGGGCACGTGCTGTTCGCGGTGGACAGCTTCGCGGCCTACGGCAAGCTCTCGGGTCGCGATCCCGAAGACATGCTGGCCGGCGCGCGCGTGGAAGTGGCGCCCTACAAGCGCAACCCCGGCGACTTCGTGCTGTGGAAGCCCTCCACCGACGACCTGCCCGGCTGGGACTCGCCCTGGGGCCGCGGCCGCCCGGGCTGGCACATCGAATGCTCGGCGATGGCCGAAGCCCATCTCGGCGACACCATCGACATCCACGCCGGCGGCATCGACCTGCAGTTCCCGCACCACGAAAACGAAGTGGCGCAGAGCGAATGCGCGCACGGCGGCAAGCGCTTCGCGCGCTGGTGGCTGCACAACGGCATGCTGGTGCTGGGCGGCGCGAAGATGTCCAAGTCGGTCGGCAACATCGAGAAGGTGCACGACCTCGTGCGCGCGCATCCGCCCGAAGCGCTGCGCTACGCGCTGCTGTCCGCGCAGTATCGCCAGCCGCTCGACTGGACGCCCGCGCTGGTCGAACAATCCATCCGCACGCTCGATCGCCTGTACGGCACGCTGCGCGACCTCGCGGAGATCGATGTCGCCGCGCAGATCCCGCAGTCGATCGAAGACGCGCTGGACGACGACCTGAACACGCCGCAGGCGCTCGCCGAGCTCTCGCGCATCGCCGCCGACGCGCGCAAGGCAGAAGGCGACGACGCGCGCCGCGAAGCGAAGGCCGCGTTGCTGGGTGCCGGCCTGGCCCTGGGTTTGCTGCAACAGGCCCCGGCCGCGTGGTTCGGCCGCGGCGCGGTGGAAGGCGACGACGCACGCATCCAGGCCCTGATCGACGAACGCATCGCCGCAAAGGCTGCGAAGGATTTCACGCGCGCCGACGCGATCCGCAAGCAGCTCGCCGACGAAGGCATTCTCCTGGAGGACACGCCCCAGGGCGTACGCTGGAAGCGAGCCTGA